A single region of the Thermodesulfovibrionales bacterium genome encodes:
- a CDS encoding DUF2784 domain-containing protein gives MGYKLLADTVLFVHLLWILFLIFGVFWGMKNKKVKRIHITGLTFALIIQAFNWYCPLTYLETWLRSKHDPTLSYTGSFISHYAEKIVYIELPPSLIFGMTTLLAGITSWLYVRRKRQI, from the coding sequence ATGGGTTATAAACTCCTGGCGGATACGGTTCTTTTTGTTCATCTTTTATGGATACTCTTTCTCATCTTTGGCGTCTTTTGGGGGATGAAAAATAAGAAGGTAAAGCGTATTCATATTACGGGGTTGACCTTTGCCCTCATTATTCAGGCATTCAACTGGTATTGTCCTTTAACCTATCTCGAGACCTGGCTGAGATCAAAACACGACCCGACCCTGTCGTATACCGGTTCATTCATATCCCACTATGCGGAGAAGATTGTCTATATCGAACTTCCTCCCTCCCTGATTTTCGGCATGACCACGCTCCTGGCCGGCATTACTTCGTGGCTGTACGTGAGAAGGAAGCGACAGATATGA
- a CDS encoding site-2 protease family protein — MDLTSLISHLLLAALPILVAITFHEVAHGFAAYKLGDPTAKMLGRLTLNPLAHIDLFGTVIIPVMLFILSNGTFMFGSAKPVPVNFNNLGHPRRDSALVSAAGPATNVFIAFVSILLLALIFKLSPQSAPELVERVINPLQRMLQYSIVFNIFIAAFNLIPIPPLDGGRIAVSLLPARQAYQFSRLEPYGIVIVILLWITGIAQYIIVPLRLLIQVILNIFLIPFGGLL, encoded by the coding sequence TTGGATCTTACGAGCTTGATAAGCCATCTGCTCCTGGCCGCCTTGCCGATTTTGGTGGCAATAACCTTTCATGAGGTTGCCCACGGTTTCGCCGCGTATAAGTTAGGTGATCCTACGGCAAAGATGCTGGGCCGGCTCACGCTTAACCCCTTAGCCCATATAGATCTCTTCGGCACCGTCATCATTCCGGTCATGCTCTTTATCCTCTCAAACGGGACATTTATGTTCGGTTCGGCTAAACCCGTGCCGGTAAACTTTAACAACCTCGGGCATCCGAGGAGGGATTCCGCTCTTGTCTCTGCAGCCGGTCCTGCCACAAATGTCTTCATAGCCTTCGTCAGCATACTGCTGCTTGCATTGATCTTTAAGCTTTCTCCCCAGTCGGCGCCTGAGCTTGTCGAAAGAGTTATCAATCCCCTTCAGAGGATGCTGCAGTACAGCATAGTCTTCAATATCTTCATCGCAGCCTTTAATCTCATTCCCATTCCCCCCCTTGACGGCGGAAGGATCGCGGTAAGCCTTCTCCCTGCCCGGCAGGCCTATCAGTTCAGCAGGCTTGAACCTTACGGAATCGTGATCGTGATTCTTCTCTGGATAACCGGAATCGCTCAGTACATTATTGTACCGCTCCGGCTGCTTATCCAGGTTATCCTTAACATATTCCTCATACCCTTTGGGGGCCTGTTGTGA
- a CDS encoding phosphoenolpyruvate carboxykinase (GTP), which produces MSITVKNKKLSAWIKEVADMCRSDNIYVCDGTREEYNLMMEKLKAMGSAITLRKRPNSYLFRSDPSDVARVEDRTFISTSSKDEAGPTNNWIDPAELKETMKGHYKGCMRGRTMYVIPFSMGPIGSPISKIGVEISDSPYVVCNMHIMTRVGSRVMELLDGGEDFIPCLHSIGAPLAPGQKDVQWPCAPIEEKYISHFPEENLIWSYGSGYGGNALLGKKCLALRIASAMARREGWMAEHMLILRLTNPEGKQYHIAAAFPSACGKTNLAMMQPSIKGWKCEFIGDDIAWMKIGADGRLHAINPERGFFGVAPGTSYDTNPMAMDTLRENVIFTNCALTDDGDVWWEGMTDEIPSHLVDWKGREWTPESNADAAHPNARFTAPASQCPVICKDWESPEGVPIDIFIFGGRRGSVVPLVYEAFSWEHGVFLGATAASETTSANIGAVGNLRRDPFAMKPFCGYNMGDYFRHWLTMGERLGTKAPRVFYVNWFRKNQDGKFLWPGFSDNSRVLKWMCERVDGRVGAQESPIGLLPRKGDLDLSGLAIASEDLKELMSVRSIEWKAEVPDIEAHFATFGSRLPEELKSELKRFKDRLA; this is translated from the coding sequence ATGAGTATCACGGTAAAGAATAAGAAGCTCAGTGCCTGGATCAAAGAGGTGGCGGATATGTGCCGGTCTGACAATATCTATGTCTGCGACGGTACCAGGGAAGAGTATAACCTCATGATGGAGAAGTTGAAGGCCATGGGCAGTGCCATCACGCTCAGGAAGCGGCCCAACAGCTATCTCTTCCGCTCTGATCCGAGCGACGTGGCCCGTGTCGAGGACCGCACCTTCATCTCTACATCATCGAAGGATGAAGCGGGCCCGACAAACAACTGGATCGATCCCGCAGAACTGAAAGAGACCATGAAGGGTCACTACAAGGGTTGCATGAGAGGCCGTACCATGTATGTCATCCCTTTTTCCATGGGGCCCATCGGTTCTCCCATCTCAAAGATCGGGGTCGAGATCTCTGATAGTCCCTATGTGGTCTGCAACATGCATATCATGACCCGCGTCGGTTCCCGGGTCATGGAACTCCTCGACGGAGGTGAGGATTTTATCCCCTGCCTCCATTCGATCGGAGCTCCTTTGGCGCCTGGACAGAAGGACGTGCAATGGCCCTGCGCACCGATAGAAGAGAAATACATCAGCCATTTCCCCGAGGAAAACCTCATCTGGTCATACGGCTCAGGTTACGGCGGGAATGCCCTCCTTGGCAAGAAGTGCCTGGCCCTCCGTATCGCCTCTGCCATGGCCAGGCGGGAAGGATGGATGGCAGAGCATATGCTCATACTCCGTCTGACGAACCCTGAAGGGAAACAGTATCACATCGCCGCTGCCTTCCCTTCCGCATGCGGCAAGACCAACCTCGCCATGATGCAGCCTTCGATTAAGGGCTGGAAATGCGAATTCATCGGTGACGATATCGCATGGATGAAGATCGGCGCAGACGGACGCCTCCATGCCATCAATCCTGAGCGCGGCTTCTTCGGAGTGGCCCCCGGCACGTCCTACGACACGAATCCTATGGCCATGGATACCCTCAGGGAAAATGTGATCTTCACGAACTGTGCCCTGACCGATGATGGAGACGTCTGGTGGGAGGGCATGACCGATGAAATCCCATCACACCTCGTCGACTGGAAGGGCCGCGAATGGACTCCTGAAAGCAACGCGGACGCTGCCCATCCGAACGCCCGCTTCACTGCGCCCGCGTCGCAGTGTCCCGTCATCTGCAAAGACTGGGAAAGCCCTGAGGGCGTTCCCATCGACATCTTTATCTTCGGCGGAAGGCGCGGCAGTGTTGTGCCCCTTGTCTATGAGGCCTTCTCCTGGGAGCATGGAGTTTTCCTCGGTGCAACGGCTGCCTCGGAGACGACCTCTGCCAACATCGGCGCCGTCGGCAACCTGAGGAGGGACCCCTTTGCCATGAAGCCCTTCTGCGGCTACAACATGGGTGACTACTTCCGGCACTGGCTCACCATGGGCGAGAGGCTTGGCACCAAGGCGCCGAGGGTATTCTACGTGAACTGGTTCAGGAAAAATCAGGACGGGAAGTTTTTGTGGCCGGGCTTCAGCGACAACAGCAGGGTACTCAAATGGATGTGCGAACGCGTTGACGGCAGGGTCGGTGCACAAGAGTCACCCATCGGCTTGCTGCCCCGGAAAGGAGATCTCGACCTTTCGGGACTCGCCATAGCATCAGAGGACCTGAAAGAGTTAATGAGTGTTCGTTCTATAGAGTGGAAAGCAGAGGTGCCTGATATCGAGGCCCATTTTGCTACCTTCGGGAGCCGCCTGCCGGAAGAGCTGAAGAGCGAGCTCAAGAGGTTCAAGGACCGTCTTGCATAA
- a CDS encoding endonuclease Q family protein encodes MRFIADLHIHSRYSRATSRDMSPEALWKWAQFKGISVIGTGDFTHPQWLDELQEKVEPAGQGLFRLKKKFLSRDVPESCRADVFFLLSAEISCVYSKRGRTRKVHSIILVPGFGDAQKINRILSGIGNLTSDGRPILGLDAKELLKIVSDVSPDGMLIPAHAWTPHFSVFGAASGFDTLEECFEDLTPSILAIETGLSSDPAMNRRLSALDRVTLLSNSDAHSPAKIGREASIFDTEPSYPAIREALRTRKGFLGTIEFFPEEGKYHYDGHRSCGVSLTPEETMKHRYLCPVCGKKVTIGVMHRVEKLADREEGFRPEGAPGFSSVIPLPEIIGETLKVGVNSKAVEKDYFSLLERLGNEFRILLECSVREIEKAGSSRIAEAISRMRSGDVHIAPGFDGEFGKVRIFEDVKKKKGKRQRPLS; translated from the coding sequence ATGCGCTTTATTGCGGATCTCCATATCCATTCACGATATTCGAGGGCAACGAGCAGGGACATGTCCCCCGAAGCCCTCTGGAAATGGGCGCAATTCAAGGGGATCTCGGTAATCGGAACAGGAGACTTTACTCATCCCCAATGGCTCGACGAACTCCAGGAAAAAGTCGAGCCGGCAGGGCAGGGTCTCTTCCGGCTAAAGAAGAAGTTTTTGTCCCGTGATGTTCCCGAGTCATGCAGGGCAGACGTCTTCTTCCTCCTCTCTGCTGAGATCAGCTGTGTCTACAGCAAAAGGGGAAGGACCCGGAAGGTACATTCGATCATTCTCGTTCCCGGATTTGGTGATGCGCAGAAAATCAACAGAATCCTCTCGGGGATAGGAAACCTCACGTCAGACGGGAGGCCCATTCTCGGGCTCGACGCGAAAGAGCTCCTGAAAATCGTCAGCGATGTATCTCCCGATGGGATGCTCATCCCTGCCCATGCCTGGACCCCTCATTTCTCGGTCTTTGGCGCTGCATCCGGCTTCGACACCCTCGAGGAGTGCTTTGAAGACTTGACCCCCTCTATCCTCGCCATTGAGACGGGGCTGTCCTCTGATCCTGCCATGAACCGGCGGCTTTCCGCACTCGACAGGGTAACCCTCCTATCAAATTCCGACGCCCATTCACCGGCCAAAATAGGACGGGAGGCAAGCATCTTCGACACAGAGCCCTCGTACCCTGCGATCAGAGAAGCGCTCAGGACAAGAAAGGGCTTCCTCGGCACCATAGAATTTTTCCCTGAGGAGGGGAAGTATCATTATGACGGTCACCGGAGCTGTGGCGTAAGCCTCACGCCCGAAGAGACGATGAAACATCGCTACCTCTGTCCCGTCTGCGGGAAGAAGGTTACGATCGGCGTGATGCACAGGGTCGAGAAACTTGCAGACAGAGAGGAGGGTTTCAGGCCGGAGGGGGCGCCCGGGTTCTCTTCCGTAATACCTCTCCCCGAGATTATAGGAGAAACGCTGAAGGTCGGCGTGAACAGCAAAGCTGTTGAGAAGGACTATTTTTCGCTGCTCGAAAGGCTCGGAAATGAATTCAGGATATTGTTGGAGTGCTCCGTCCGGGAGATCGAGAAGGCAGGCTCTTCCCGAATCGCCGAAGCCATCTCCCGAATGCGTTCAGGTGATGTCCATATCGCGCCGGGGTTTGACGGAGAGTTCGGAAAGGTGAGGATTTTCGAGGACGTCAAGAAAAAAAAGGGAAAGAGGCAGAGACCGTTATCCTGA
- the kdsB gene encoding 3-deoxy-manno-octulosonate cytidylyltransferase has protein sequence MSVLIVIPARYDSTRFPGKPLAPLKGKPLIQHVYENSLGAVLAGEVVVATDSETIFERVLSFGGKSVMTSSDHTSGTDRVAEVARSMDYDIIVNVQGDEPLIRPQMIDDVISLLSDSRADIGTLVKSIEEPEEIMDPNVVKAVFGENGFALYFSRAPIPYHRDSGARHELMPGQGFMEAGSSRMNVRPSQNPLPARSRFYKHIGIYSYKREALLRLTEMKPTALEKIEKLEQLRALEHGFAIKVKETAFEIIGVDTPQDLERAETWLSLSS, from the coding sequence ATGTCTGTTCTCATCGTAATACCTGCCCGCTACGACTCAACCCGATTCCCGGGAAAACCTCTTGCCCCCCTGAAAGGAAAACCCCTTATTCAGCATGTCTACGAAAACTCACTGGGGGCGGTCCTTGCCGGCGAGGTGGTCGTTGCTACAGACAGTGAAACCATTTTCGAAAGGGTACTCTCCTTTGGCGGGAAGAGTGTCATGACATCCTCTGACCATACGTCCGGGACAGACAGGGTCGCAGAAGTCGCACGATCGATGGACTATGATATAATTGTGAATGTTCAGGGCGACGAACCTCTCATACGGCCCCAGATGATCGATGATGTGATCAGCCTCCTTTCCGACAGCCGTGCCGACATCGGAACACTTGTAAAGAGCATAGAAGAACCCGAAGAGATCATGGATCCCAATGTTGTGAAAGCGGTCTTCGGCGAGAACGGTTTTGCACTGTACTTCTCCAGGGCGCCGATCCCTTATCACAGAGATAGCGGGGCAAGACATGAGCTGATGCCGGGACAGGGATTCATGGAGGCGGGGAGCAGCCGTATGAACGTCCGCCCTTCCCAAAACCCCCTGCCCGCCCGGTCACGGTTTTACAAGCATATCGGCATTTACAGCTACAAGAGAGAGGCGCTCCTCAGACTCACGGAGATGAAACCGACAGCCCTCGAGAAGATAGAAAAACTGGAACAGCTCCGTGCGCTCGAACATGGCTTCGCGATAAAGGTGAAAGAGACAGCGTTCGAAATAATCGGGGTCGACACCCCGCAGGACCTAGAAAGGGCGGAAACATGGCTAAGTTTATCTTCATAA
- the trpS gene encoding tryptophan--tRNA ligase produces the protein MKDRVLSGMQASGKLHLGNLVGALQNWVRLQEQYDCYYFVADWHALTTGYAHPQGIRESTRDLLLNFLAAGLDPEKCTIFIQSKLSEHAELHLLLSMITPLGWLERVPTYKEKIQELKERDLSTYGFLGYPLLQTADIIIYRAKYVPVGVDQVPHLEISREIARRFNNLYREVFPEPEALLTEFPKVPGVDGRKMSKSYDNAIYLSDTPDVVEQKLRTMMTDPARKRRTDIGDPELSPVYQLHKIFSSKEEQEYVAQGCRTAGIGCIDCKKILIKNVSRIMEPIWKRREELIKNPDTVTEIVRKGTEKARKATEETMSLVREAMGLS, from the coding sequence GTGAAGGACCGGGTGCTGAGCGGAATGCAGGCGAGCGGAAAGCTCCACCTCGGGAATCTCGTCGGAGCACTCCAGAACTGGGTCAGGCTCCAGGAACAGTATGATTGTTACTATTTTGTTGCAGACTGGCATGCCCTTACCACGGGGTATGCCCATCCTCAGGGGATACGGGAATCGACCCGGGACCTCCTTCTGAATTTTCTTGCCGCAGGACTGGACCCCGAGAAATGCACCATATTCATCCAGTCGAAACTCTCCGAGCATGCGGAACTGCACCTTCTCCTTTCTATGATCACCCCGTTGGGATGGCTTGAGCGTGTGCCGACTTATAAGGAAAAGATCCAGGAGCTTAAGGAGCGCGACCTTTCTACCTATGGCTTTCTCGGGTATCCCCTCCTCCAGACAGCTGATATTATCATCTATCGGGCAAAGTACGTTCCCGTCGGAGTCGACCAGGTCCCTCATCTTGAGATATCCCGGGAGATCGCACGGAGGTTTAACAACCTTTATCGGGAGGTCTTCCCCGAACCTGAAGCCCTGCTGACGGAGTTCCCCAAGGTTCCCGGTGTTGACGGGAGGAAGATGTCCAAGAGCTATGATAATGCAATCTATCTCTCTGATACCCCTGACGTGGTTGAGCAGAAACTGAGGACCATGATGACGGACCCTGCCCGCAAGAGAAGGACGGACATTGGAGACCCTGAACTTTCTCCTGTCTATCAGCTCCATAAGATCTTCTCTTCAAAGGAGGAACAGGAATACGTCGCCCAGGGATGCAGGACAGCGGGCATCGGCTGCATCGACTGCAAGAAGATCCTCATAAAGAATGTATCCCGTATCATGGAGCCGATATGGAAGCGGAGAGAGGAACTCATCAAGAATCCCGATACAGTGACCGAGATCGTCAGAAAGGGAACCGAAAAGGCGAGGAAGGCCACGGAGGAGACGATGAGCCTTGTCCGTGAAGCCATGGGTCTCTCTTAA